One region of Phragmites australis chromosome 18, lpPhrAust1.1, whole genome shotgun sequence genomic DNA includes:
- the LOC133898281 gene encoding uncharacterized protein LOC133898281 isoform X1, protein MDFFKIKKFGKGRKSAGGGGEIVESDDDANAGNVASGEEQKGDILEEIAAGADGSSAGNGVHNEGEEEEEEDDDDDFITNEVKRRLKELKKNSFMVLIPEECAEVEEDGEEEEEGSSSREWMEPDVGDGFPLCGFDSLYDKYCERMLVFDKMITQLLKDTGSLNISKKSPRSASKLASTLRNLSFKRRDELQEDCEQLQQQQSEDDPYQILETAYVAQVSLSWEALHCTYVHLSLIVAAQPNNPTTYSRAAQAFQQFQVLLQRFVENEPFEHGSRIEIYARSRSSLSKLLQVPTFQVADKKDNNEDQMEPSIFASDLIKLLEECILTFRLFLKKDKKKNSPLMSAHDHTGSSIQQVQSSLDKKETKVKELFKKKKGWKKKTWPATMEEVQLLFALIDIKVVWRVLRMSKLSKEQLLWCEEKMSKLDLSDNRLRRDGSPILFPC, encoded by the exons ATGgatttcttcaagatcaagaagTTTGGGAAGGGCAGGAAGAgcgccggtggtgggggagagATAGTAGAATCGGACGATGATGCGAACGCTGGGAATGTGGCATCGGGGGAGGAGCAGAAAGGAGACATCTTGGAGGAGATTGCCGCGGGGGCAGACGGTTCGAGTGCAGGCAATGGGGTGCATAACgaaggggaggaagaggaagaggaagacgatGATGACGATTTCATCACGAACGAGGTGAAGCGCAGGCTCAAGGAGTTGAAGAAGAACAGCTTCATGGTGCTCATTCCTGAGGAGTGCGCCGAGGTCGAGGAggatggagaggaggaggaggaagggagtAGCTCGAGGGAGTGGATGGAGCCAGATGTCGGTGACGGGTTCCCGTTGTGTGGGTTTGATTCGCTGTATGATAAGTACTGCGAGAGGATGCTGGTGTTTGATAAGATGATCACGCAGCTCTTGAAGGATACAG GATCATTGAACATTTCAAAGAAGTCCCCAAGATCAGCATCCAAACTGGCGTCCACCCTTCGCAACCTCTCATTCAAAAGAAGGGATGAGCTCCAGGAGGATTGTGAGCAACTTCAGCAACAGCAAAGCGAGGATGATCCTTATCAAATACTTGAGACTGCATATGTTGCTCAGGTTTCGTTAAGCTGGGAGGCTCTGCATTGTACGTATGTGCACCTAAGCCTAATAGTTGCAGCACAACCTAATAATCCTACCACCTACAGCCGTGCTGCTCAAGCATTCCAGCAATTCCAGGTTCTGTTGCAAAGATTTGTTGAGAATGAGCCATTTGAGCATGGTTCCCGAATTGAGATATATGCACGATCTCGGAGCTCATTGTCTAAGTTGCTTCAGGTCCCCACTTTTCAAG TTGCAGATAAGAAAGATAACAATGAAGACCAAATGGAACCATCAATTTTCGCATCTGATCTGATCAAACTATTAGAGGAGTGTATCCTAACTTTCCGTCTTTTCCtgaagaaggacaagaaaaagaatagtCCCCTCATGAGTGCTCATGATCATACTGGAAGCTCGATTCAGCAAGTTCAATCCTCGCTTGATAAG AAGGAGACGAAGGTGAAGGAGTtattcaagaagaagaaagggtgGAAGAAGAAAACCTGGCCAGCAACAATGGAGGAAGTCCAGCTGTTGTTTGCCCTGATCGACATCAAGGTGGTGTGGCGGGTCCTGAGGATGTCGAAGCTCAGCAAGGAGCAGCTGCTGTGGTGCGAGGAGAAGATGAGCAAGCTGGACCTCTCCGACAACCGGCTGCGTCGCGACGGATCCCCCATCCTTTTCCCCTGTTGA
- the LOC133898281 gene encoding uncharacterized protein LOC133898281 isoform X2 yields the protein MDFFKIKKFGKGRKSAGGGGEIVESDDDANAGNVASGEEQKGDILEEIAAGADGSSAGNGVHNEGEEEEEEDDDDDFITNEVKRRLKELKKNSFMVLIPEECAEVEEDGEEEEEGSSSREWMEPDVGDGFPLCGFDSLYDKYCERMLVFDKMITQLLKDTGSLNISKKSPRSASKLASTLRNLSFKRRDELQEDCEQLQQQQSEDDPYQILETAYVAQVSLSWEALHCTYVHLSLIVAAQPNNPTTYSRAAQAFQQFQVLLQRFVENEPFEHGSRIEIYARSRSSLSKLLQVPTFQDKKDNNEDQMEPSIFASDLIKLLEECILTFRLFLKKDKKKNSPLMSAHDHTGSSIQQVQSSLDKKETKVKELFKKKKGWKKKTWPATMEEVQLLFALIDIKVVWRVLRMSKLSKEQLLWCEEKMSKLDLSDNRLRRDGSPILFPC from the exons ATGgatttcttcaagatcaagaagTTTGGGAAGGGCAGGAAGAgcgccggtggtgggggagagATAGTAGAATCGGACGATGATGCGAACGCTGGGAATGTGGCATCGGGGGAGGAGCAGAAAGGAGACATCTTGGAGGAGATTGCCGCGGGGGCAGACGGTTCGAGTGCAGGCAATGGGGTGCATAACgaaggggaggaagaggaagaggaagacgatGATGACGATTTCATCACGAACGAGGTGAAGCGCAGGCTCAAGGAGTTGAAGAAGAACAGCTTCATGGTGCTCATTCCTGAGGAGTGCGCCGAGGTCGAGGAggatggagaggaggaggaggaagggagtAGCTCGAGGGAGTGGATGGAGCCAGATGTCGGTGACGGGTTCCCGTTGTGTGGGTTTGATTCGCTGTATGATAAGTACTGCGAGAGGATGCTGGTGTTTGATAAGATGATCACGCAGCTCTTGAAGGATACAG GATCATTGAACATTTCAAAGAAGTCCCCAAGATCAGCATCCAAACTGGCGTCCACCCTTCGCAACCTCTCATTCAAAAGAAGGGATGAGCTCCAGGAGGATTGTGAGCAACTTCAGCAACAGCAAAGCGAGGATGATCCTTATCAAATACTTGAGACTGCATATGTTGCTCAGGTTTCGTTAAGCTGGGAGGCTCTGCATTGTACGTATGTGCACCTAAGCCTAATAGTTGCAGCACAACCTAATAATCCTACCACCTACAGCCGTGCTGCTCAAGCATTCCAGCAATTCCAGGTTCTGTTGCAAAGATTTGTTGAGAATGAGCCATTTGAGCATGGTTCCCGAATTGAGATATATGCACGATCTCGGAGCTCATTGTCTAAGTTGCTTCAGGTCCCCACTTTTCAAG ATAAGAAAGATAACAATGAAGACCAAATGGAACCATCAATTTTCGCATCTGATCTGATCAAACTATTAGAGGAGTGTATCCTAACTTTCCGTCTTTTCCtgaagaaggacaagaaaaagaatagtCCCCTCATGAGTGCTCATGATCATACTGGAAGCTCGATTCAGCAAGTTCAATCCTCGCTTGATAAG AAGGAGACGAAGGTGAAGGAGTtattcaagaagaagaaagggtgGAAGAAGAAAACCTGGCCAGCAACAATGGAGGAAGTCCAGCTGTTGTTTGCCCTGATCGACATCAAGGTGGTGTGGCGGGTCCTGAGGATGTCGAAGCTCAGCAAGGAGCAGCTGCTGTGGTGCGAGGAGAAGATGAGCAAGCTGGACCTCTCCGACAACCGGCTGCGTCGCGACGGATCCCCCATCCTTTTCCCCTGTTGA